Within the Bacillus sp. FSL K6-3431 genome, the region CGCTGTACTTTTTTCAAAAATGTCCTTAGATGAAATGTTGGATTATGTGAAAGAAAGTGGTGTAGATACAGTTGAGATTGGTACTGGTGGCTATGTTGGGAATGCACATTGTAATCCGAAAGAGTTACTTGCAGATGAAAGCAAACTAGATACATTCAAGCAAGCGTTCGAATCTAGGGGTATGCAAATTAGTGCGTTAAGTTGCCATGGTAATGCATTGCATCCCAATGAAGAAATTGCAATTGAGCATCATGAAGCATTTGTAAATACGGTTAAACTTGCTGCAAAGTTAGGCGTCGAAAATATAGTCACCTTTTCTGGATGTCCTGGTGAATCTGAGCATTCTAAACACCCAGTTTGGATTACGTGCCCATGGCCAGATGATTTTTCGACTGTAGTAGAATGGCAATGGGAAAACAAAGTTATTCCATATTGGAAAGAGCAAGTTGCATTACTAGAAGAATATAATGTCAGAGCAGCGATTGAACCACATCCTGGATTTGTAGTTTATAACACAGAAACGATTCTCCGATTAAGAAATGAATGTGGTGAAAAAATTGGCGCCAACTTTGATCCAAGTCACTATTTTTGGCAAGGAATGGATCCGGTAAACAGCATTAAAGCTCTAGGAGATGCACTATATCATTTCCATGCTAAAGATACGCGGATTGATCCATTGAATAATTCATATAATGGGGTTCTTGACACTAAATCTTATCGTGATATTGCAAACCGCTCATGGGTTTTCAGAACTGTGGGGTATGGTCACGGGGAAGATGTATGGAGAGAAATAATTAGTGCGCTTGAAACAATTGGATATAATGGATCTGTTAGTATCGAGCATGAAGATGGTTTAATGAGTGTGGATGAAGGTTATACAAAAGCTGTTACCTTCTTAAAAGATATGATTATTAAAGAAGGAGCGAAAGATTTATGGTGGGCGTAATGCAAGAAATTAGAATAGGTATGGTGGGATATAAGTTTATGGGTAAGGCCCATTCACATGCATACCGGGATGCCCCTTTCTTTTTTGATTTAGGAGTAAAGCCGATAAGACAAGCAATATGTGGAAGGAATGAAGATGGGGTTAAAGCAGCTGTAGAAAAATTCGGTTGGAATAGTTATGAAACTGATTGGAAGGTGCTTATTGCAAGGGATGATATTGATTTAATAGATATTGTTACTCCAAATAATAATCACGCGGAAATTGCGATAGCTGCTGCTGAGGCAGGAAAGCATGTGTATTGTGAAAAGCCATTAGCCTTGACACTTGAGGAATCGAGGAGAATGTTGGAGGCGGTAAAGAAAAACAATGTCATTCATATGGTGAATTACAATTATCGTTTTGCTCCTGCGATACAATATGCTAAGAAACTAATTGATGAGGGTAAGTTAGGAAAGATTTATCATATTAGAGCAAATTACCTCCAAGATTGGATTATGGATCCAAACTTCCCACTTGTCTGGAGATTGGAAAAATCGGTGAGTGGTTCTGGGTCACATGGTGATTTAGCAGCGCATTTGATCGATTTGGCAAGATTCCTAGTTGGAGAGTTTGATGAAGTATCCGGCTTGCTTGAAACCTTTATTAAGGAGAGGCCAGCTGTTGCAGAAAGTTCAGGATTAACTGGTGTTGCTTCAACTACTGAATTTAAGAAAGTAGAAGTGGATGATGCCAGTATTTTTATTGCAAGGTTTAAAAATGGAGCAATTGGTACATTTGAAGCAACACGATTTGCTAAAGGAAATAGAAATGCTAATAAATTTGAGATTAATGGAGAAAAAGGTTCAATAAAATGGAATGCTGAAAACTTAAATGAACTTGAACTATATTTGGGGTCTGATGAAGAAGGAACACAAGGATTCAGAAAAATCAATTGTACAGAAGAGGTTCATCCATATGCGGGAGCGTATTGGCCTGCAGCCCATATTATCGGATACGAACATACATTTATTAATTTAGTTGTTGAATTAATGAAGGGGCTTGAAAAAGGAGAATCGCCATCTCCAAATTTTGAAGATGGCCATATCAATCAAGCAATTATGGAAGCAGTTGAAAAATCCTCAGAAAACAAAACATGGGAAAAAATCGAGAAATATATTTAATATCCATCGTTTCATTGTATAGATTATTTTATAAATGCAAATATTCGTATTGGAGGAATATTCACAAACCGAATTAGACCTATTAGGTTAAAAAAACGAAGAAATCTAAATGCTATTCGTAGTTGTTCTTGATTAAAGGAGAGTATTGAAACCTGTTTAGATTTGAATCTATGCAGGTTTCTTTATGGTTGGAAGAGGTTTAGAAAACTTGAAATATTTATTGCGGTCAAAATAAAATGGATAAAACTAGAAACTATTATCTAAGATAAAAGATTAAATGTAAATCCCATGTTCATACATTTTGATTGACAAAAAATACAAAATGTATATGAAAAAGCTGGCTTCCTACTGGAAGGCCAGTTTAATTGGTTTAAGGGTAAATTCCAATTGTTCATTTACAATAAAAATATTATGTGTGGAAGATACGGCAGTAATTAGGCAATTTAGTTTGCTACTAATTTATTCATAAACTCTAAAACCAACTGATTTATGCTAGGAGAATGTAAAACCCATATGCTACAATAATATAATGAAAGCACTTACAAATTTAGAATTATGATATGTGGAGGGAAAGCTATTATGAAGATTACTAGTTTTGAACTTTTTCAAGTACCACCACGTTGGCTTTTTTTAAAAGTAGAAACAGATGAGGGCATTATTGGCTGGGGAGAGCCGATAGTTGAAGGAAGAGCAGCAACAGTTAAGGCTTGTGTAGAAGAATTAATGAGTTATCTTATTGGAAAAGATCCAATGAGAATAGAAGATCATTGGAATGTCATGTACCGATCGGGCTTTTACCGTGGTGGCCCGATATTAATGAGCGCAATTGCTGGAATTGACCAAGCACTTTGGGATATAAAAGGTAAGTTTCTTCAAACACCAATCTATCAATTATTAGGTGGGGCTTGTCGGGAATCCATTCGTGTTTATTCATGGATCGGAGGAGATCGCCCGGTTGATGTTGGACTTGCTGCAAGGGAAGCCGTTAAAAGTGGATTTACAGCAATCAAGATGAACGGAATAGAGGAATTACAATATATTGACTCTTACGAAAAAATCGATAAAGCAATTGAGAGGATTGCGGCGGTCCGTGAAGCGGCAGGTAATTATATCGGTATCGGTATTGATTTTCATGGGCGAGTTCATAAGCCAATGGCGAAGATTCTTGCAAAAGAATTAGAACCCTTTCGTCCGATGTTTATTGAGGAACCAGTACTCCCAGAAAATAATGAGGCTTTACGAGAGATTGCCAACGCAACTAATATCCCTATCGCAACAGGGGAAAGAATGTTTTCCAGATGGGATTTTAAAAAATTACTACATGATGGGTATGTTGATATTATTCAACCGGATCTTTCTCATGCAGGAGGAATTACTGAGTGTAAAAAAATATTTTCCATGGCAGAAGCATATGATGTGGCGGTCGCCCCGCATTGTCCACTTGGTCCGATCGCGTTAGCAGCATGTTTGCAGGTTGATGCGACAGCACATAATGCAATTATTCAAGAACAAAGTTTGGGTATACATTACAATCAGGGAAATGATCTGCTAGATTATTTAAAAGATAAATCTGTCTTTTCTTATAAAGATGGTCAAGTTGCCATCCCACAGGGTCCAGGACTCGGGCTTGAAATGAATGAAGATTACATAAGGAAGATGGCGGAGATAGGTCATAATTGGAAAAACCCCGTGTGGCGTCATCAGGATGGAAGTGTTGCGGAATGGTAATTATAAATCAGTTGAAAGTCGGAAAAGAATAGGGAACCTGTTGATAAATATGTAATGGTGCAATAGGTCTTGAAAATATTAAGTTTTTGAATTTTGCGGGAAACTGTCAAAAGTAGTTTTGAAGAATTATATGTGTGATTGTAGAACTAATAGCCAACCTTAAAGCTTGGAGTATGTATCTTGATTTATTAATGGATGCAATAAAGGTACGCGTGAGAGATAATTCAGACCCACTAATTAAACTAAGGTTCTCACTCGACTTATCTAAGGAGGGGTGTTACTTGAGTTACAAAGACACTTTTATTACTATTTCTGAGGATTCAAATCTTGCTTCCTCGATTGTACCTGTCCCAAGAAACAAAAAACCTACTGTTGCTTCTATTGAATATGATTTAATTAAGAATAATCCTTATAAATACACACAGGAAGATGTTCAATTTGAAACTTATTTGATCAAGAATCAAAGTGAATTAAATAATATAAATGATTTACGAGAATTGTTTTTCACAAAAACGAAAGCATGTTTTAGGGCTTCTCCGTTAGTAAAAAAATATGGATGGGGCATTCACTATGATGACCAAGGAAAAATTGCCATATATGATGTTAAGAGTGAAACCTATAATCAATTTCTGAAAACGGATAACATTTCCATAATAAAAGGCATGCGTTCGAAAAGAAATAAATAATAATTCATATATTAAATTCCTTTCTCTTACTGATTGAACAAGCGTAAGAGAAAAACAATTTGACATTCTAAGACCCCTGTATTTTGTTGTCAGTGATGAAAAAAAGTTATTAATTAATATAATAGCCAAAAATGTCGAAGCAGTAAAGGATGTATGGAAAATGGTTGATGTTGTAACGATAGGTGAAAGTATGATTCTTTTTCAGCCAATGATGGATCGTTCGATACAATATGCTCCACTATTCACAAAAACAATTGCTGGTGCGGAATCTAATGTAGCGATTGGTTTAACTCGTATGGAGAAAAAAGTGAGATGGATCAGTCATGTGGGGGATGATCCCTTTGGAAGGTTTTTACTTTCTACGCTAACTGGCGAAGGGATAGACGTATCTTTATGTAAGGTTCAGTCGAAGGAAAATACTGCAGTCTACTTTAAAGATATTAAAGGGGCTTATGATCCAACTGTTTATTATTATCGAAAAAATTCAGCGGCAAGTAAAATGAAATCTACAGATATTCAATCAGAATGGCTTGAGAGTGCACGGCATTTGCATATAACTGGCATTACACCAGCATTGGGAGAAGCGACAGCAGATATGATCATGGAAGTAATGGAAAGAGCGAAGGCAAAAGGCATGACCATTTCTTTAGATCCCAATATACGCAGAAAACTATGGAGTGAAGAAAAAGCTAGAAAAACGATTATAAAAATGATTCCTTTATGTGACATTTTTATGCCGGGGTTAGACGAGTGTCAATTTTTATTTGGTGAGAAATCATTGGATGAATATGGCGAAATACTATTAAATAAGGGACCAAGCCTAATTCTTCTGAAATTGGGGGAAAAAGGTTCCATTGCAATTACGGAAGAATACACAACCAAAAAAGAAAGTATTAAAGTGAAACAGATTGTAGATACAATCGGTGCCGGAGATGCTTTTGCGAGTGGCTGTTTATCTGTTTTACTAGATGTGAACGATTTAAAGAGTGCGCTAGAAAGCCCATCTAAAATAAAAAATATAGTGAAACAAGCGATTGAACGCGGCAATCATCTTGGTGCTCTAACTGTTCAATTCAAAGGGGATTGGGAAGAGCTTCCAACATTAAAAGAGTTACAGAGTATGGAACAGGGGGAAAAAGCAATTTCTCGATAGAGTCATTCCTTTCAAGAACGGTTAGGGAGGAACATCCAACTGCGAAGATACTAATCGTTCTTTTCTATTCGGAAATTGTCTATGGCTATGAATACTAATGAGGAAAATTGTAAAAATGGGAGTTTCTTTTTTGATTATAATAGAAAAGAGGCTTCTGGTGTTCCAAATGGAATGAGGGAGATGTCACATGAAATTTTCGCTTTGTATTGGAGCGTATCCAGGAAAAGATATCATATATCATCTTGAAAAAGTGAAAGCCCATGGCTTTGACGGGATAGAGTATTATCATTGGTGGGATTTAGAATTAAATCAGATTGCCAGAGAACAAGAAAGAATTGGGGCCGGAATCATCTCAACATGCACCCGCTATTTTAATTTGGTGGACCCTAGTAAAAGAGAGGAGTACTTGTCAGGGTTAAAAGAAACGATAACAGCTTGTAAGGTGCTTGGTACAAAAGCGATCATTACCCAAACTGGAAATTTTATTGAAGGTGTTGAACGTAAAACACAATATCAAGCGATGATTAAGACATTAAAGCAATGCGCAGATCTCTGCGAGGAGGCAAATATAGTTTTGGAGGTTGAACCGCTAAATGGTCTGGTGGATCATCCTGGACATTTTTTGCAAAAATCGGATGAAGCAATTATGATGATTGACGAAGTAGGAAGTCCGAATGTGAAACTTGTTTTTGATGTATACCATCAACAAATTACTGAAGGCAATGTTATTAGAAATGCGACGAATTATATTCAAAGAATCAATCATTATCATATCGCCGATAATCCTGGCAGGAATCAACCTGGAACTGGTGAATTGAATTATGTCCATATTTTAAAGGCGATAAAGAATACAGGTTTTGATGGTTTTATTGGTCTAGAATGTGGATATACGATTGATACAGATCAAGCATTAAAAAATTTTAAAGAAAATATTATAAAAAACGTCAATGCATAAATAGATTTAGACTTTACAATAACTAACAATAAAAATGAACGAACATAATCTAATAGCTCGAAACGTGAATAGTGTAAAGGCTTGATGGATTGGAAAGCCATGATAAAAGATATTTGGATGCACTGGAAAAAAGCTTATTACGAAAAGTTCAGTAATGAAAAGTTTTTTATATTTGAAATACCAATAACTGAGAATGTGTGCTCAGTATCGTCCAAATTGAATAAATAGCTGTCGAGACTTTCCAGACAGCCCGTGAAGAGATGCTGGTCAGCATCTCTTCTATTTATGCCTAAAGAGAAATAAAGCCGTTACGGAATCAATAAGTGATGAACTTAGTTCTGTTAGCTAATTACGCAATTTATCAAATAGTCGCTTGCGGAAATCTCTAGGATTCATCCCATAAAAAGCGGTAAATTGTTTTGTAAAATAAAAAGGGCTAGAAAAGCCTACATCACCCGCAACTTCTGAAATAGACCTATTCGTAAACTCAAGTAGCCGAGCTGCCTGTCTGAGCCTTATTGATAAAAGAGTGGCCATGATGGAAACACCAATTTGTTCGCGAAATAAATGGGATAGGCGTGAGGGAGATAGGGATACTTTTCTTGAAATGGATTCTAGAGTATGGGATTCTTTTAAATTTTCGCTAAAAATCTGTAATACTTCCTGAACCCGTAAATCAACTTTTACTTTATCATTCGTTTGTGCCCATTGGTTCACTGCTAATAATATCTCTTCAAGTGCATTCATGGATAACTCTTTGGATAACGAGTGAATGCTATGATTATCTCGAATCATGCGTTGGAAACTACCTAATACACGTTCCTGCAGTTGTGGTCGTTCGATGTTTAAATGAATAAGGCCTTTGGATCGCTCCGGTAGCATCAGTAATTCAATCCATGTTTCCTTTGGTAGAAAGTGTGCCCATATAAATTCCCACTGTGTGCCATGTGTTGCGTATTGATGGATTGTCCTAGGTTTAAGAATAGCTAAATCCCCTATTTTTACAATTTGCACATGATTATCTACTGTAAATTGACCTTTCCCTGATATTGTATAAGTAATTAACCAGTCTTTCGTTCCATCTGGCCTAGAAACCTTGTATTCCTCCATTTGGTTAAAATGATCGCAAATAAGTACACCAGAAGATGGAGCAGTTGTAATAATAGCAGGATTGTTAAGGTTTTTAGTCATATCATACATTCCTTTTTTATCATTTTCCTTTATCATTTAATTATAAGCAATTTTCTAATAAAAGGGAGTGTGTTATTTGTGAAAAACAAAGCTAACGTTCATGAACAAAAAGAAATGTTTGATAAAGAAGGTTATTTGATTGTAAAGGGATTGTTTTCTAAAGAAGAAACGGAACGATTAAAGGAACATTTCATGCGAATGCATGCAGCGGGTCCTATACCGGGTCACTTTTCCCCTTTAACGGAAGAAAAAGCGAATGGGAATGTATTGAAAATGTATCCAAGAATTATGCATCCTCACAAAATCGATACGGTATCTATGAAATATATGTTAGATTTAAGGGTATTTACAGTACTAACAAATTTACTTGGAGAGGAGCCGCTTGCAGCGCAAAGTATGTTCTATTTCAAACCACCGGGTGCCAAGGGGCAAGCGCTTCACCAAGACAACTTTTATTTAAAAGTTGAGCCAGGAACATGTATTGCGGCTTGGACCGCAGTGGACCAATCAAATGAAGAGAACGGTGGTTTACACATCGTTCCAAAATCTCAATACTCTGAGGTACAATGTCCTCATGAAGCTGATCCAGAGAAATCGTTTACTCGTGAGGAAGTAAATGTACCTGAGGGACTTAAGCCTGTTCCAGCTATTCTTGAACCAGGAGACGTGTTGTTCTTTAACGGAAATGTTATTCATGGATCATACCCTAATGTATCTAAAGATAATTTCCGCCGATCATTTATATGCCATTATGCTGGCATATCTACTACAAAGGCGGGAGACTTTTACAAGCCTCTGTTACATCAAGATGGATCAGAGATAACTGTTGAAGTAAGTAAGTCAACTCCATGTGGCAATGAATTTGACCAGGTTGCGATGAACTAAAAGACCCTTTATAATTGTTGAGAAAAAGATGCACCCTAGGAGGACTGCATCTTTTTCTCGATATATCCATTCAATTTGTCACTAAATGATAATCCGGTTTATATTCCTTGAATTGTGGATTTTCTCCACAGATCATTAGTCCTTGTCCCCAGTTGACATGAACATCTTTAGTCGGCAAGTCTGCAGGGTCACGATATTGGAATAAGACATTTCGTCTTGTTCGTTCGCTTCGGTTTGGTTTAGATCCATGAACAGTTAAATAATTGAAAAACAGTACATCACCTGCTTCAGCAGGACAAGCGATTCCTGATTCAATAGGATATTCTTTATTATTTAAAAAGTAACTGCCAATATGTGGAATGGGACCGTTTTTATGAGACTCAGGTATCACATGGAGACAGCCATTTTCCTCATTTGCATTATCGAGATGAACGCTTGCTGCCATCACCGTATGCAATTGATGAGGAAAATAGGGGTGATCCTGGTGCATTGGGAATGCCGCTCCATTTTCTGGAGGTTTGACTAGCATTTTAGAATGATGTAATTGAACATTATCACCAATAAGCTGTGAAAGAATGGAAATCATATTTGGATGAGCAACTGCTTTTGTGAAAGAAGCGTCATGATAATGTACATCATGAAATCCCTTTAAAACAAGTTTCTTTCGTTCCTCTTCTGGCATATGATCTCCTTGCCAAGTGTGATTAGCGTCCATTTTTGACATTGTTGCTCTTTGAAGAATATTGTCAATAGCGTTTCTCATTTCTTCCACTTCTTGAGAGTTAAACACACCTTTTACAAGCAAATATCCATTTTCTTTGTAAAAATCTACATCCTTTGTTAGTATCAAAATAATTCACTCCTTATTTTTTTGAATTTTCATTATCTGATTTCTATTTCAAATTATAGGGATTTAATGATTTATTGTCTTTATGATAATCTGCCAAGTTTTTGCACTTTTAAGACACGGAGGGAATTAGATATGTCTTTATTGGACTACCAACATGCAGATTTTTATTTAAATCAACATGCTTTAAAACTTTCAGGAGACAGTGTTTCATTTTATATTCATTACTGGGGTGTCACACCTGCCCATTACGATAATCCTTTACATAAACACTCCTTTTTCGAAGTATGTTATGTTATTGATGGCGAGGGTTCCTACAGCGATAATGGCATTGAAACGCCACTAGTAAGTGGTTCATTATTTTTATCTAGACCAGGAATTTGGCATCAGATAAAGAGCCAGACAGGGCTATTCCTACTATTTGTTGCTTTTGAAATAATTGAATCAGAGACAAGTGAAACAGCTATTAATCAATTTCGGCAACTTGCTAACACGAAGAGCTTTGTCACTGAAGTCAATGATTTATTCCCATCAATCTTGATTTGGAAAACACTATTAATGCAATCTACTATTATTAATTATTTTCAAAAAGAAATTGTCCATACACTTGCCTATTCACTACTTATATCCTTACATCAAGTATTTACAAATGATCAGATAGAAACAGAAAAGATAATTGTAAGGAGAACATCCCCGAATCTACACAGAGCCAAATTATACATTAGAGATAATCTTTCACAGCCACTACAATTAAATGATCTTGCTTGTTATTTACATATTTCAACAAGGCATTTATCAAGGATTTTTTCTATTGAATTAGGGGAAAGCTTCACGGGCTATATTCGAAAAGAAAGAATAAAAAGAGCTTCAGAATTGTTAACAAGCACGAAGCGAACAATTAAAGATATAGCTGATGACACAGGGTTTACGTCTGTTCATTACTTTTCAAGAATTTTTAAAGCTGAAACTGGGGTACCGCCTGGGTATTTTCGTAAAAATAAATCTATTGAATAATTAAATTATTCAATAGAAAAGTTAAAATGATAGGAAACTTTTTATAGGGGAAAAGGATGCCATAACAAGATTGGGAAAAAGCCCATCTGTTTAACATACCTTTGAATAGGGGGAAAGTAGAAATAAGCAATTATATCTTGAAAGACGAAAGCGCATTCGTAAAGACAAACTTTAATCGATTTCTCCTTTTTCGAGCAATTTATGAAAGTGTAGTACAGGAAAGTTCAAACCGTTGAATGTGAATAATCAGAATATTACGTCTTACTTAATCTATAACAGCATGCTCTTCTACTTAGGATCAGGTCATTTGCCTATTTTTATGGATGAATGACTTTTTTATTAGATGGTTTTTAATGAATATTGTATAAACACAGATATATTCCAGTTTAATAGTGAGTGTAGTTGCAAAAAGTGATCATGTATTGAGCTTTCTATAAGTCGATTAACTTTTTAAATTAAATATAGAATTAAATCAAAAGCACCATGACGAGAGGGTCAAAGATTGTAAGATGCTATGTGGGCCTTTCTCTAGTTATCAACCATAGATACAAGTATGTCAATATCATGCATTGTCTTACTATCAGTAATTTATTATAGTATACCTAGTTAATATATACTGTTTGAATATTTAATTAAAGGCGAGTCTTTGTAAAATCTTCATTAATTGCGATGTTTCATTAAATTTTCTGAGGGGGGAGATGAAGATATAAAGAGATTCTAAAATCAGCTAGATATATAGGTTACTAGTAGAACCACACAACACTTTTACGGAAATAGCAAAAGGCTCAAAGGATTATCCCGACGTTCAAAGTTTAATTGATTTACTGGAATTTCAGTTAATGATAAATAATCCGCTATAAGATCTAGGGTATAGGTGCCCCGGAGTTATTCGATATCGAGTAAGGGACTAATCAATGTAGAAAAGTTTCTTTCATTCCATTGAATAGCTGCGGAGGATACAAGTCCATTGGGCCAGACTTTCCAGGGGTATAGAAAATAGGGGACACTATATTACGCATGTGTACTGATATGGCAGCTGGATTTTTAGTGTATCAATATCAATGCAAGTTGGTTTCAAGGTGATAAAACCTATCTATTATAATCAATTAACTCCCAGAATCCGTTATAAGCGCTTCTACTTTTTAGAGCCATCAATGCCCATTATCATGATTTTTTGTTGAATAACTAAATAGGGGGATGTCAGAATGAACATTAAACGATTTATGAAATTAATTCCGCTTCTCATGACATTGATGCTTATCGTTTTAGGCTGTAGCTCTGGAAGTAACAAGCCCAGTGATGGGACGAATAGTGGAAAAAAGGTAAAACTTACAATGTCTTCATGGGGAAATCCAGCTGAAATTAAAGTTATTCAACGAGCACTTGATTTGTATCATCAAGAAAATCCTAACGTGGAAGTAAAATTGATTCCAGCACCAGGAGATAACTATGAACAAAAACTTTTAACCCAGCTATCAGGCGGACAAGCAACGGATGTTTTTTATGTCGGTGCTGAATCGATCGCAAAGTTAACCGAAACTGGAAAAATTGCAGAACTATCAGGATTTCTAGATAGCACTGACAGTTACGTAAAAGCGGATGAATTTGCAGAAGGGTTATGGGGAGCGGCTAGAAGAGACGGTAAAATCTATGGAGTAACAGTGGATAACAACCCATACCTTATGTATTATAATAAAAAGGTTCTTAAAGAAGCAGGAATAGACCAAACACCTCAAGAGTATTTCGATGAAGGTGAATGGAACTGGGATACATTTGCAAAAGTAACGGGGAAATTACGTGATACAGGAAAAAAAGGATTTGTTCTAGAGAATGGTGGCAGTCATTTGTTCTCGTGGATCTGGTCTAATGGCGGCCAAATGTATGATGATGATGGCAATATGATATTAGACGAAAATGAAAAAGCACAAGAGGCATTCGATTATTTATCGAAGCTCGTTGAAGATCAAAACGTAACATATGGCGGTTCATTGCCGAAAGGACAAGGCGCAGATGCAATGTTTATGTCAAACCAAGTTGGATTTGTAGCTGCTGGGCGTTGGTTAACCCCGATGTTTAGTGAGAACAAGGCATTAGAGTTTGATTATATTCCTTGGCCGACTAACACAGGTAATAAAATAGAGCCTGCAGCAATAGCCACTGCATATATGGCTGTGAGCATTGATTCTAAGAATCCAGAAGAAGCGATGAAGTTTCTATCGTTTTATACATCTCCAGCAGGACAAAAAGCTCGTCTATCGGATAACGGAAATGCTGTACCGTCCGTAAATGGAGCAGATGAAATCATTAATGAAGCAAAAATTCCTGAACATGTAAGCTATTTACTTGATGCACGAGAAATTGGTATTGTTGATGATAAGCAAAATATAGTTCCAGGAATGGATAAAGAAATAAGTGATATATTGGATCTTATGTATCTAGGAAAACAAGATGCGGATAAAACGATAAAAGCTATTTCAGAAAAAGCTACTAAAATGATTGCGGAGTATAAAAAATAGGAGTGAATTACCAATCAGTTCTTTTCAAGCATTTTAAACTTTAATCATGAAAAAATACTTGATATCAATTTCAGACACAATAAAGTTATATGGAGACATTTCAAATCAATGTAAGCTAAGGTAAGATTTCAGTAAGAAAACAGTAGGAGGTATAAATTTTATGAATACACCGGTAAAAGAAAATCGCATGGCACCTCTATCAGGAGAACAAATAGCTCAATACGAAAAAGATGGTTTTTTGGTTGTAAAA harbors:
- a CDS encoding sugar phosphate isomerase/epimerase family protein, whose product is MQLGVFAVLFSKMSLDEMLDYVKESGVDTVEIGTGGYVGNAHCNPKELLADESKLDTFKQAFESRGMQISALSCHGNALHPNEEIAIEHHEAFVNTVKLAAKLGVENIVTFSGCPGESEHSKHPVWITCPWPDDFSTVVEWQWENKVIPYWKEQVALLEEYNVRAAIEPHPGFVVYNTETILRLRNECGEKIGANFDPSHYFWQGMDPVNSIKALGDALYHFHAKDTRIDPLNNSYNGVLDTKSYRDIANRSWVFRTVGYGHGEDVWREIISALETIGYNGSVSIEHEDGLMSVDEGYTKAVTFLKDMIIKEGAKDLWWA
- a CDS encoding Gfo/Idh/MocA family protein gives rise to the protein MQEIRIGMVGYKFMGKAHSHAYRDAPFFFDLGVKPIRQAICGRNEDGVKAAVEKFGWNSYETDWKVLIARDDIDLIDIVTPNNNHAEIAIAAAEAGKHVYCEKPLALTLEESRRMLEAVKKNNVIHMVNYNYRFAPAIQYAKKLIDEGKLGKIYHIRANYLQDWIMDPNFPLVWRLEKSVSGSGSHGDLAAHLIDLARFLVGEFDEVSGLLETFIKERPAVAESSGLTGVASTTEFKKVEVDDASIFIARFKNGAIGTFEATRFAKGNRNANKFEINGEKGSIKWNAENLNELELYLGSDEEGTQGFRKINCTEEVHPYAGAYWPAAHIIGYEHTFINLVVELMKGLEKGESPSPNFEDGHINQAIMEAVEKSSENKTWEKIEKYI
- the dgoD gene encoding galactonate dehydratase, with product MKITSFELFQVPPRWLFLKVETDEGIIGWGEPIVEGRAATVKACVEELMSYLIGKDPMRIEDHWNVMYRSGFYRGGPILMSAIAGIDQALWDIKGKFLQTPIYQLLGGACRESIRVYSWIGGDRPVDVGLAAREAVKSGFTAIKMNGIEELQYIDSYEKIDKAIERIAAVREAAGNYIGIGIDFHGRVHKPMAKILAKELEPFRPMFIEEPVLPENNEALREIANATNIPIATGERMFSRWDFKKLLHDGYVDIIQPDLSHAGGITECKKIFSMAEAYDVAVAPHCPLGPIALAACLQVDATAHNAIIQEQSLGIHYNQGNDLLDYLKDKSVFSYKDGQVAIPQGPGLGLEMNEDYIRKMAEIGHNWKNPVWRHQDGSVAEW
- a CDS encoding DUF6157 family protein — its product is MSYKDTFITISEDSNLASSIVPVPRNKKPTVASIEYDLIKNNPYKYTQEDVQFETYLIKNQSELNNINDLRELFFTKTKACFRASPLVKKYGWGIHYDDQGKIAIYDVKSETYNQFLKTDNISIIKGMRSKRNK
- a CDS encoding sugar kinase — translated: MVDVVTIGESMILFQPMMDRSIQYAPLFTKTIAGAESNVAIGLTRMEKKVRWISHVGDDPFGRFLLSTLTGEGIDVSLCKVQSKENTAVYFKDIKGAYDPTVYYYRKNSAASKMKSTDIQSEWLESARHLHITGITPALGEATADMIMEVMERAKAKGMTISLDPNIRRKLWSEEKARKTIIKMIPLCDIFMPGLDECQFLFGEKSLDEYGEILLNKGPSLILLKLGEKGSIAITEEYTTKKESIKVKQIVDTIGAGDAFASGCLSVLLDVNDLKSALESPSKIKNIVKQAIERGNHLGALTVQFKGDWEELPTLKELQSMEQGEKAISR
- a CDS encoding hydroxypyruvate isomerase family protein, which gives rise to MKFSLCIGAYPGKDIIYHLEKVKAHGFDGIEYYHWWDLELNQIAREQERIGAGIISTCTRYFNLVDPSKREEYLSGLKETITACKVLGTKAIITQTGNFIEGVERKTQYQAMIKTLKQCADLCEEANIVLEVEPLNGLVDHPGHFLQKSDEAIMMIDEVGSPNVKLVFDVYHQQITEGNVIRNATNYIQRINHYHIADNPGRNQPGTGELNYVHILKAIKNTGFDGFIGLECGYTIDTDQALKNFKENIIKNVNA
- a CDS encoding helix-turn-helix domain-containing protein — its product is MTKNLNNPAIITTAPSSGVLICDHFNQMEEYKVSRPDGTKDWLITYTISGKGQFTVDNHVQIVKIGDLAILKPRTIHQYATHGTQWEFIWAHFLPKETWIELLMLPERSKGLIHLNIERPQLQERVLGSFQRMIRDNHSIHSLSKELSMNALEEILLAVNQWAQTNDKVKVDLRVQEVLQIFSENLKESHTLESISRKVSLSPSRLSHLFREQIGVSIMATLLSIRLRQAARLLEFTNRSISEVAGDVGFSSPFYFTKQFTAFYGMNPRDFRKRLFDKLRN